From the Pseudarthrobacter sp. MM222 genome, one window contains:
- a CDS encoding MFS transporter, which yields MSQDHQTGRVPLTATRAISVFGISVVGFMTANLVPVMIVALTGEPGFSDTEAGTLMTGSLLACAVTCLLTSKWASRNGRYLIARAGLVLAAAGFGAAAFIPSAPFVIAGVLVGGLGAGGAVSAGGAALGALRNPDRASGISGFTNRAIVSVILFVIPVLGAGMGSAFGLLAGLALAALFTTAWLPDRPSTEALPAVSQPRKASKTTALAGFGLLACFALWALSEDSLWAVAATMGADQAQLDETGMGLVLSLSTLGGLIASGLVGLAGRRLGRTIPLAVALLAGAALKMLSGIVTDPGWYMAVIIAWNTLYMLAFIYIVATAAALDAAGRWSAPVLGVYLVGSSFAPFFGTFVSAAAGYDVLGYILAGMTLVLMVPLLLISRISVRTEKAGTSDPSLDLNQAAIA from the coding sequence ATGTCCCAGGACCACCAAACAGGGCGCGTTCCCCTCACCGCTACACGGGCCATCTCGGTATTCGGTATCAGCGTCGTCGGCTTCATGACCGCCAACCTGGTGCCCGTCATGATCGTCGCTCTTACGGGAGAACCCGGCTTCTCAGATACCGAGGCGGGGACACTCATGACGGGTTCGCTCCTTGCGTGCGCGGTCACCTGCCTCCTGACGTCAAAGTGGGCGTCTCGAAACGGGAGGTACCTCATTGCCCGTGCCGGGCTGGTATTGGCCGCGGCGGGTTTCGGTGCTGCTGCCTTCATTCCGTCGGCGCCCTTCGTCATTGCCGGCGTCCTGGTGGGTGGTCTTGGAGCCGGAGGAGCGGTTTCGGCTGGCGGTGCCGCCCTGGGCGCTCTTCGCAATCCCGACCGCGCATCCGGCATCAGCGGATTCACGAACCGCGCGATCGTATCGGTTATCCTCTTCGTCATTCCTGTTCTGGGCGCGGGCATGGGCAGCGCATTTGGCCTGCTGGCGGGCCTGGCCCTGGCCGCATTGTTCACCACTGCCTGGCTGCCGGACCGCCCGTCGACCGAAGCCCTCCCGGCCGTGTCCCAGCCCAGGAAGGCCTCGAAGACAACAGCCCTGGCAGGCTTCGGGCTGCTCGCATGCTTCGCTTTGTGGGCGCTCAGCGAAGACTCGCTGTGGGCTGTCGCCGCGACCATGGGCGCGGATCAGGCGCAGCTGGACGAAACCGGTATGGGGCTGGTCCTGAGCCTGTCGACCTTAGGCGGCCTCATCGCCTCCGGACTTGTCGGACTGGCCGGGCGACGGCTTGGCCGGACAATACCGCTGGCGGTGGCCCTGCTGGCCGGCGCTGCCCTGAAGATGCTCTCGGGAATCGTCACTGATCCCGGCTGGTACATGGCCGTCATCATCGCCTGGAACACCCTCTACATGCTGGCATTTATCTACATCGTGGCCACAGCAGCTGCGCTGGACGCGGCCGGCCGCTGGTCCGCACCGGTACTCGGGGTCTATCTGGTCGGGTCCTCGTTCGCTCCGTTCTTCGGAACCTTCGTCTCAGCCGCCGCCGGTTACGACGTCCTCGGTTACATCCTGGCAGGCATGACACTGGTCCTGATGGTTCCGTTGCTCCTCATTTCAAGGATTTCAGTCCGCACCGAAAAGGCCGGCACCAGCGACCCATCCCTGGACCTCAACCAGGCGGCGATCGCCTGA
- a CDS encoding TetR/AcrR family transcriptional regulator — MPRPRSPLLSVDAIVSTALSLVDAFGDFSFPKVAKELGVSQSALYNYIENREHIIELMRGRVFSSRPLLDTENLSWEDALRTLAHGYRTCLLEHPRLVPLLVTQTVRDLGVMGIYEDMAIVLGKAGLAASAVVPAITTVDYLVLGSALELTAPEVVWSPPSGQFPALSAAIANLGPPAKRSEAAFAFAVEMLLAGLRQGVKMDF; from the coding sequence ATGCCGCGCCCACGATCGCCACTCCTGTCCGTCGATGCCATCGTCAGTACGGCATTGTCACTGGTGGATGCCTTCGGAGACTTCAGCTTTCCTAAGGTTGCGAAGGAGCTGGGGGTCAGCCAATCAGCCCTATATAACTACATCGAGAACCGTGAGCACATCATCGAGCTCATGCGCGGGCGCGTCTTTTCCAGTCGGCCTCTTCTCGATACGGAGAACCTCTCGTGGGAGGACGCACTTCGCACGTTGGCGCATGGTTACCGTACCTGCCTGCTGGAGCATCCCCGCCTGGTGCCGCTCTTGGTGACCCAGACAGTTCGGGATCTGGGCGTCATGGGGATTTACGAGGACATGGCCATCGTTTTGGGAAAGGCTGGCTTGGCAGCTTCCGCGGTTGTTCCCGCCATCACCACCGTGGACTACCTCGTTCTCGGTTCGGCCCTGGAGCTTACCGCTCCGGAAGTTGTCTGGTCTCCCCCATCAGGCCAGTTTCCGGCGCTTTCCGCGGCCATAGCCAACCTCGGCCCTCCGGCGAAGCGGTCCGAGGCGGCTTTCGCCTTTGCCGTGGAGATGCTCCTTGCCGGGCTGCGCCAAGGGGTGAAAATGGATTTCTGA